Proteins encoded together in one Nostoc sp. PCC 7524 window:
- a CDS encoding Mrp/NBP35 family ATP-binding protein produces MYDVLDAQSVLEVLRPVQDPELRKSLVELNMIRNVKIEAGKVSFTLVLTTPACPLREFIVEDCEKAVKKLPGVTDVSVEVTAETPQQKSLPDRSGVPGVKNILAVSSGKGGVGKSTVAVNVAVALAQTGAKVGLLDADIYGPNDPTMLGLGDAQIVVRSTDKGEVLEPAFNHGVKLVSMGFLIDRDQPVIWRGPMLNGVIRQFLYQVQWGELDYLIVDMPPGTGDAQLTLTQSVPMSGAVIVTTPQTVALLDSRKGLRMFQQMNVPVLGIVENMSYFIPPDMPDKQYDIFGSGGGSKTAAELGVPLLGCVPLEISTRVGGDNGVPIVVADPDSASAKALKAIALAIAGKVSVVALT; encoded by the coding sequence ATGTACGATGTCCTTGATGCCCAGTCTGTTTTAGAAGTGTTGCGGCCAGTGCAAGATCCAGAACTGCGTAAGAGTCTGGTAGAACTGAACATGATTCGCAACGTCAAAATCGAAGCAGGTAAAGTCAGCTTCACTTTGGTTTTGACTACGCCTGCTTGCCCACTGCGGGAATTTATTGTGGAAGACTGTGAAAAAGCTGTAAAAAAACTGCCTGGGGTGACAGATGTCAGTGTAGAGGTAACAGCAGAAACACCCCAGCAAAAAAGCTTACCCGATCGCAGTGGTGTTCCTGGAGTTAAAAATATTCTGGCTGTCTCCAGTGGTAAAGGTGGAGTCGGTAAAAGTACGGTAGCAGTAAATGTAGCTGTAGCTCTAGCACAAACAGGAGCAAAAGTCGGCCTGCTCGATGCGGATATCTATGGCCCTAATGATCCCACAATGTTAGGGTTAGGGGATGCTCAAATTGTTGTGCGATCTACAGATAAAGGCGAAGTCCTTGAACCTGCCTTTAATCATGGTGTCAAATTAGTCTCAATGGGCTTTTTGATTGACCGAGATCAACCAGTGATTTGGCGGGGGCCAATGTTAAATGGTGTGATTCGCCAATTTCTCTATCAAGTGCAATGGGGCGAACTAGACTATTTAATTGTCGATATGCCTCCAGGTACTGGTGATGCTCAGTTAACATTAACCCAATCCGTACCAATGTCTGGGGCAGTAATTGTAACTACACCCCAAACTGTAGCACTGTTAGATTCCCGTAAGGGCTTGCGGATGTTCCAGCAAATGAACGTCCCTGTATTGGGAATAGTAGAAAACATGAGCTACTTTATCCCCCCAGATATGCCAGATAAACAGTACGATATCTTTGGTTCTGGTGGTGGTTCCAAAACTGCCGCAGAATTAGGCGTACCTTTGTTGGGTTGCGTACCCCTAGAGATTTCTACTAGAGTTGGTGGTGACAATGGTGTCCCGATAGTTGTGGCTGATCCAGATTCAGCTTCAGCCAAAGCCTTAAAAGCGATCGCATTGGCGATTGCAGGTAAAGTGTCAGTCGTAGCTTTGACATAA
- a CDS encoding UDP-glucuronic acid decarboxylase family protein, which yields MRILVTGGAGFIGSHLIDRLIPEGHEVICLDNFYTGHKRNILKWMNHPNFELIRHDITEPIRLEVDQIYHLACPASPVHYQYNPVKTVKTNVMGTLNMLGLAKRVKARFFLASTSEVYGDPEVHPQTEEYRGNVNPIGLRSCYDEGKRIAETLAFDYYRQNKVDIRVVRIFNTYGPRMLENDGRVVSNLIVQALRGIPLTVYGDGSQTRSFCYVSDLVEGFIRLMNSDYIGPVNLGNPGEYTILELAQAVQNLINPDAEIKFEPLPADDPRRRQPDITKARTLLNWEPTIPLQEGLKLTIEDFRDRINNKV from the coding sequence ATGAGAATTTTGGTGACGGGCGGTGCCGGGTTTATTGGTTCCCATCTTATTGACCGATTAATACCTGAAGGCCATGAAGTCATCTGTTTAGATAACTTCTACACAGGCCATAAACGTAACATCCTCAAATGGATGAATCATCCCAACTTTGAACTCATCCGTCATGACATCACTGAACCAATTCGGTTAGAAGTAGATCAAATCTACCATCTAGCCTGTCCAGCTTCCCCAGTACACTATCAGTACAACCCAGTAAAAACCGTTAAAACTAACGTTATGGGTACACTCAATATGTTGGGGTTGGCTAAACGTGTTAAAGCTAGGTTTTTCCTAGCTTCAACTAGCGAAGTATATGGTGATCCAGAGGTTCATCCCCAAACAGAAGAGTATCGAGGTAACGTTAATCCTATCGGGCTGCGTTCTTGCTACGACGAAGGTAAAAGAATTGCTGAGACGCTGGCCTTTGATTATTACAGACAAAATAAAGTTGATATTCGAGTTGTCCGTATATTCAACACCTATGGCCCCAGGATGTTAGAAAACGATGGGCGGGTAGTGAGTAACTTGATTGTTCAAGCCTTACGAGGTATCCCCTTAACCGTCTACGGTGATGGTTCGCAAACTCGTAGTTTCTGCTATGTTTCTGACTTAGTGGAAGGCTTTATCCGCCTGATGAATAGTGACTACATCGGCCCAGTCAATTTGGGGAATCCCGGTGAATACACGATTTTAGAATTAGCTCAAGCTGTGCAGAATTTAATTAATCCAGATGCAGAAATTAAGTTTGAGCCTTTACCTGCTGACGATCCACGTCGTCGTCAACCGGATATTACTAAAGCAAGAACCCTGTTAAATTGGGAACCTACTATTCCTCTGCAAGAAGGGTTAAAACTGACAATAGAAGATTTCCGCGATCGCATCAACAATAAAGTCTAG
- a CDS encoding UDP-glucose dehydrogenase family protein, whose protein sequence is MRVCVIGTGYVGLVTGACLAHIGHDVICVDNNEEKVKLMKSGQSPIFEPGLSEIMQSAIQSGKIEFTTDLAAGVAHGEILFIAVGTPPLPTGESDTRYVEAVARGIGANLNGGYKVIVNKSTVPIGSGDWVRMIVLDGIAERQKTLVTAGGVASDDKLPELVPQFDVVSNPEFLREGSAVYDTFNPDRIVLGGNSTKAISMMQELYAPIVERKFAVDQSLPPVPVLATDLSSAEMIKYAANAFLATKISFINEVANICDRVGADVTQVAKGIGLDSRIGNKFLQAGIGWGGSCFPKDVSALIHTADDYGYEAQLLKSAVSVNERQRLIALEKLQQALKILKGKTVGLLGLTFKPDTDDLRDAPALNLIEQLNRLGAKVKAYDPIISQTGMRHGLSGVLVETDAERLADGCDALVLVTEWQQFSSLDYAKMATLMNNPVIIDGRNFLDPETMIRAGFQYVGVGR, encoded by the coding sequence ATGCGTGTTTGCGTCATAGGTACTGGCTACGTTGGCTTGGTTACAGGTGCGTGCTTGGCTCACATCGGACATGATGTGATTTGTGTGGATAATAACGAAGAAAAAGTCAAGTTAATGAAGTCTGGGCAGTCACCAATTTTTGAGCCTGGACTATCGGAAATTATGCAGTCTGCGATTCAAAGTGGGAAGATTGAATTTACCACAGATTTAGCAGCAGGTGTAGCCCACGGAGAAATTTTATTTATTGCCGTAGGCACACCACCCTTACCCACTGGTGAAAGTGATACCCGTTATGTGGAAGCAGTAGCTCGTGGTATTGGTGCTAACCTCAATGGTGGTTATAAAGTCATTGTTAATAAGTCTACAGTACCCATCGGTTCAGGTGACTGGGTGCGAATGATCGTTTTAGATGGCATCGCTGAACGCCAGAAAACCCTGGTGACAGCAGGTGGAGTAGCTAGTGATGATAAATTACCTGAACTTGTACCTCAGTTTGATGTAGTCAGTAACCCAGAGTTCCTACGGGAAGGTTCGGCAGTATACGATACATTTAACCCTGATCGCATTGTTCTAGGTGGTAATAGCACCAAAGCCATCTCTATGATGCAAGAATTGTACGCCCCGATTGTTGAGCGCAAATTTGCTGTTGACCAATCTTTACCTCCTGTACCTGTGCTAGCGACAGACCTCAGCTCGGCAGAGATGATTAAATACGCCGCTAACGCTTTTCTAGCAACCAAAATTAGTTTCATTAACGAAGTAGCTAACATTTGCGATCGCGTTGGTGCTGATGTTACCCAAGTTGCTAAAGGTATTGGTTTAGACTCTCGGATTGGTAACAAGTTTTTACAAGCTGGCATTGGTTGGGGTGGTTCCTGCTTCCCCAAAGATGTTTCCGCCTTGATTCACACAGCTGACGACTATGGTTATGAAGCTCAGTTGTTAAAATCTGCTGTCAGCGTCAACGAACGTCAGCGTCTCATTGCTCTGGAAAAACTCCAGCAAGCCCTGAAAATCCTCAAAGGTAAAACAGTGGGTCTGTTGGGTCTGACCTTCAAGCCTGATACCGACGACTTACGCGATGCACCAGCACTGAACTTAATTGAGCAGCTCAACCGCTTGGGAGCTAAAGTCAAAGCCTACGACCCCATCATTTCCCAAACAGGAATGCGTCATGGCCTTTCTGGCGTGTTAGTAGAAACCGATGCGGAACGCTTGGCTGATGGCTGCGACGCTTTGGTACTTGTCACCGAATGGCAGCAGTTTAGCTCTCTCGACTACGCTAAGATGGCAACACTGATGAACAACCCCGTAATTATCGATGGTCGTAACTTCCTTGACCCCGAAACTATGATCAGGGCTGGATTCCAATACGTAGGTGTTGGACGATAG
- a CDS encoding competence/damage-inducible protein A → MSAEIICVGTELLLGDILNSNSQFLAQQLAQLGIPHYYQTVVGDNPERIKQVIEIALSRATILIFTGGLGPTPDDLTCETIADFFGVPLEERPEIIEDITQKFAQRGRVMTPSNRKQALIPQGAEILPNPSGTAPGIIWQPRPGITIFTFPGVPSEMHRMWQETAVPFLKSQGWGQEIIYSRSLKFWGIGESALAEKVSAYFNMPNPTVAPYAGKGEVRLRVCAKATSQAAAEALIAPIEQQIKEIAGLDFYGVNDDTLASVVGQLLRASGETLSVAESCTGGGLGQMLTEISGSSDYFWGGVISYDNSAKVGLLAVKPEDLEQFGAVSDHVAEQMAIGVKTRLSTTWGLSITGIAGPGGGTDTKPVGLVYIGLAGPKDEVTNFKYQFGTMRDRSFIRHLSACTALDLLRRRLLKLKKITHSSM, encoded by the coding sequence ATGAGCGCAGAAATAATTTGTGTCGGTACTGAATTGTTGTTGGGTGACATCCTCAACAGTAACTCTCAATTTTTAGCCCAACAACTAGCCCAATTAGGCATTCCCCATTATTATCAAACAGTCGTGGGGGATAACCCAGAACGCATCAAGCAAGTTATTGAAATTGCTCTTTCCAGAGCTACAATTCTCATTTTCACTGGTGGACTAGGCCCTACACCCGATGATCTTACCTGTGAAACCATCGCTGATTTTTTTGGTGTTCCCTTGGAGGAACGTCCAGAAATTATCGAAGATATCACGCAAAAATTTGCCCAGCGTGGGCGAGTAATGACTCCAAGCAACCGCAAACAAGCCTTGATTCCCCAAGGTGCAGAGATTTTGCCTAATCCTAGTGGGACTGCACCCGGTATTATTTGGCAACCCCGTCCGGGAATTACGATTTTTACCTTTCCTGGTGTTCCCAGCGAAATGCACCGGATGTGGCAAGAAACAGCAGTACCATTTCTCAAAAGTCAAGGTTGGGGTCAAGAAATTATTTACAGCCGGAGTTTGAAGTTTTGGGGGATTGGGGAATCTGCTTTAGCAGAAAAAGTCAGTGCTTATTTTAATATGCCTAACCCCACAGTAGCGCCCTATGCAGGTAAGGGAGAAGTAAGGCTACGTGTCTGTGCAAAAGCCACTTCACAAGCAGCAGCCGAAGCTTTGATTGCACCGATAGAGCAACAAATTAAAGAAATTGCTGGGTTAGATTTTTATGGTGTCAATGATGATACTTTAGCTTCTGTAGTTGGTCAGCTGCTGCGGGCTTCAGGAGAAACTCTATCAGTGGCAGAATCCTGTACTGGTGGTGGCCTGGGGCAAATGTTAACGGAAATCTCCGGTAGTTCTGATTATTTTTGGGGCGGTGTTATTTCTTACGATAATTCAGCCAAAGTAGGTTTACTGGCGGTAAAACCAGAGGATTTAGAACAATTTGGGGCGGTTAGTGATCATGTAGCCGAACAAATGGCAATTGGCGTAAAAACCCGCCTGTCAACAACTTGGGGCTTGAGTATCACAGGGATTGCTGGTCCTGGTGGAGGAACGGATACTAAGCCTGTGGGTTTGGTTTACATTGGTTTAGCTGGGCCAAAAGATGAAGTGACAAATTTTAAATATCAGTTCGGCACAATGCGCGACCGCTCTTTCATTCGTCATTTAAGTGCGTGTACAGCCCTGGATTTATTGCGGCGACGGCTGTTGAAACTGAAGAAGATCACACACTCATCTATGTAG
- a CDS encoding cation:proton antiporter domain-containing protein, translating to MERILQVLALEPNSPVLGKEPIVPFAILLVVILVVPILFERLRLPILVGLVFSGVVLGPSGWDLFHKESPMMNLLSDIGLVYLMFVAGLEFQIEQLRRRQKSAFGLSCFTFGIPLLWGTLIGRIFNFSWNSSILIGSLFASYTLLAYPIVSRLGVVSNQAVAITIGSTVFTDIGTLLVLAVCVAFQVKAFTLAKLLTLLGCLIIYSLGILVGLDWAGKEFFRRSGDDEGNKFLFVLLSVFLAVVGAQFIGIEKIVGAFLAGLAVNEAVGEGPVKEKLVFVGSVLFIPIFFVNLGLLIDLPNLLNNFSTFKLIFLITVGLIVSKFIAAWSAKLIYRYNWQETLTMWSLLIPQVGTTLAVTFVGYRSELLSTAVLNSFVILMLITSILGPLITNRTAVTLTSPAVSEPVCATSSEPPPPEICNHPFTIVVPVYNPQTQQYLIEMAALVARQVKGRIIPLAIAPAAAHMDTPQLESSLQKSERLLAKATTHSQGLGVEAQPLLRIDDAFAPGITRAAREQKANLIIMGWGKRTGLRARLFGNVIDNVLWAAHCPVAVTRLVDSPQKIQRILVPVENLITPTLQPVQFAQMLAESHQAQVTVLNVCDRRTSSSKIAGRRSHLSLLVSKLALPNPPEIQIIAHENVAQAILQAARLYDLVVLPFIRNRTSPSGLAMSDVTTQLANQLTCSIVMLSEPQRVPTGVITPEFVNNTANV from the coding sequence ATGGAACGAATATTACAAGTTCTTGCTCTAGAACCAAATTCCCCAGTTCTCGGCAAGGAACCAATTGTTCCCTTTGCTATTTTACTGGTAGTTATTTTAGTAGTACCCATCTTATTTGAACGGCTGAGATTACCGATATTAGTAGGTTTAGTCTTCTCTGGGGTGGTACTTGGGCCATCAGGCTGGGATCTCTTTCATAAAGAATCACCGATGATGAACCTGTTATCAGATATTGGTTTGGTTTATCTGATGTTTGTGGCAGGTTTAGAATTCCAAATAGAGCAATTACGGCGACGGCAGAAAAGCGCCTTTGGCTTGAGCTGTTTCACTTTTGGTATACCACTTTTGTGGGGAACCTTAATAGGAAGGATTTTTAACTTTAGTTGGAATAGTTCAATTTTAATCGGGTCTTTATTTGCTTCCTATACTCTTTTGGCGTATCCCATAGTCAGTCGTTTGGGAGTAGTGAGTAACCAAGCTGTTGCTATCACAATTGGATCTACAGTTTTTACAGATATTGGCACACTTCTAGTCTTAGCAGTTTGTGTAGCTTTTCAGGTTAAGGCATTCACTTTAGCAAAACTACTTACCTTATTGGGATGCTTAATTATTTACTCCCTGGGGATTTTGGTGGGTTTAGATTGGGCTGGGAAAGAATTTTTTCGGCGTTCAGGAGATGATGAAGGCAATAAGTTCTTATTTGTTTTGCTCTCGGTTTTTCTGGCTGTAGTGGGCGCTCAATTTATCGGCATTGAGAAAATAGTCGGAGCATTTTTAGCAGGTTTAGCAGTTAATGAAGCTGTAGGTGAGGGACCAGTCAAAGAGAAATTAGTATTTGTTGGCAGTGTTTTATTTATCCCTATATTTTTTGTTAATCTTGGCTTACTAATTGATCTACCTAATTTGCTCAATAATTTTTCTACCTTTAAGTTAATTTTTTTGATTACAGTTGGTTTGATTGTTAGTAAATTTATTGCGGCTTGGTCAGCAAAATTAATTTATCGTTATAACTGGCAAGAAACACTCACCATGTGGTCATTATTAATTCCGCAAGTGGGTACAACCTTAGCAGTAACTTTTGTCGGTTATCGATCTGAATTATTATCAACGGCAGTCTTAAACAGTTTTGTCATCTTAATGTTAATTACATCCATTTTGGGTCCGTTGATTACCAACCGCACTGCCGTAACTTTAACATCTCCAGCAGTCAGTGAACCTGTCTGTGCAACTTCATCTGAGCCACCACCTCCAGAAATCTGCAATCATCCATTTACTATAGTTGTACCTGTTTATAATCCGCAAACTCAGCAGTATTTAATTGAAATGGCGGCATTAGTAGCCCGTCAGGTAAAAGGTAGAATTATCCCACTAGCGATCGCACCTGCGGCTGCTCACATGGATACACCACAATTAGAATCATCTCTACAAAAAAGTGAGCGGCTACTAGCAAAAGCTACCACCCACAGTCAAGGTTTAGGTGTAGAAGCACAACCATTACTTCGCATTGATGATGCTTTTGCACCAGGGATTACCAGAGCAGCTCGCGAACAAAAAGCCAATTTAATTATTATGGGTTGGGGTAAACGCACTGGTTTGAGAGCGCGGTTATTTGGCAATGTAATTGATAATGTACTTTGGGCTGCCCATTGTCCAGTAGCAGTCACCAGGTTAGTAGACTCACCGCAAAAAATTCAACGCATTTTAGTACCAGTCGAAAACTTAATTACACCCACATTACAGCCTGTGCAGTTTGCTCAAATGTTGGCGGAGTCTCATCAAGCCCAAGTCACCGTATTAAATGTGTGCGATCGCCGTACCAGTTCCAGTAAAATCGCTGGGCGGCGATCGCATCTATCTTTACTCGTCTCTAAATTGGCTTTGCCCAATCCGCCAGAAATTCAAATTATTGCTCACGAAAACGTTGCCCAAGCCATTTTGCAGGCAGCCAGATTATATGATTTAGTAGTGTTACCTTTTATACGTAATCGTACCAGTCCGAGTGGATTAGCAATGAGTGATGTGACAACTCAGCTAGCCAACCAGCTAACCTGCTCCATTGTCATGTTAAGCGAACCTCAGCGCGTACCCACAGGAGTTATCACACCTGAATTTGTCAATAACACTGCCAATGTATAG
- a CDS encoding HAS-barrel domain-containing protein, with protein sequence MRLPLPQFDTGDRHPNHIAEVIETTSTEFLAQCLEPEDLSFPSMPPFGSWVRAVDEESGNQVYAVVYYATTMPVDSVHRAVALGLSLQDLREEQPQIFAMLKTEFRAAIVGFEQAALISGTNQRVYQYLPPRPPQIHQAVYRCEPEVIVKFTEELDFLRTLLAINGAPVESLTAAAIREVYQLRKADRDWLIKAGRTLSVLLKDDYDRLRFILSQIHP encoded by the coding sequence ATGCGCCTTCCTTTACCACAGTTTGACACAGGCGATCGCCACCCTAACCACATTGCTGAGGTGATCGAAACTACTTCTACCGAATTTTTGGCTCAGTGCTTAGAACCGGAAGACTTGAGCTTTCCAAGTATGCCGCCTTTTGGTAGTTGGGTGCGGGCGGTGGATGAAGAGTCAGGTAATCAAGTTTATGCTGTAGTCTATTATGCCACTACTATGCCCGTTGATTCCGTACATCGGGCGGTGGCTTTGGGGTTATCATTGCAAGATTTGCGGGAAGAACAACCCCAAATCTTTGCCATGCTGAAAACTGAATTTCGGGCGGCAATTGTAGGATTTGAGCAAGCAGCCCTAATTTCAGGTACTAACCAAAGGGTTTATCAGTATCTACCACCTCGTCCCCCACAAATTCACCAAGCTGTTTATCGGTGCGAACCAGAAGTCATAGTTAAATTCACTGAAGAATTAGATTTTTTGCGGACGCTACTGGCGATCAACGGCGCACCAGTAGAATCTTTAACTGCCGCAGCCATTCGGGAAGTATATCAGTTACGCAAAGCTGATCGTGATTGGCTCATCAAAGCTGGACGTACCCTGAGCGTACTACTTAAAGACGACTACGATCGCCTACGGTTCATTTTGAGCCAAATCCACCCATAG
- the rodA gene encoding rod shape-determining protein RodA, which translates to MLLKRSLPKIRWQYWVKPWQQVDWLLFLLIIGVSVFGGLMILSTELKQPVTDWWWHWLIAGIGVLIALLIARCRYENLLQWHWVTYALTNLSLIIVMIAGTSAKGAQRWITIGSFNVQPSEFAKIGVIITLAALLHKRTADNLPNFFRALAFTALPWLLVFVQPDLATSLVFGAIVLGMLYWANANPGWLILFISPVVAAILFGISWPLSEPWIFFDDIVLSPLGIIWSVAMGIVGWQTLPWRRFGISGIGACSLNMVGGELGIFAWNHILREYQKARLTTFLNPNQDILGAGYHQHQSRIAIGAGEVWGRGLFQGPMTQLNFVPEQHTDFIFSAVGEEFGFVGCLIVLFVFCLICWRLLHVAQTAKDNFGSLLAIGVLSMIVFQLIVNVGMNVGLAPVAGIPLPWMSYGRSALLTNFIALGIVESVANFRQRQKYYF; encoded by the coding sequence ATGTTGTTAAAACGTTCGCTACCCAAAATTCGCTGGCAGTATTGGGTTAAACCGTGGCAGCAAGTAGATTGGCTCCTATTTTTGTTGATCATAGGTGTCAGCGTCTTTGGCGGCCTCATGATCCTCAGCACAGAACTCAAGCAACCAGTAACAGACTGGTGGTGGCACTGGCTCATTGCCGGTATCGGCGTTTTGATAGCATTATTGATCGCTCGGTGTCGTTACGAAAATCTATTGCAGTGGCATTGGGTCACATACGCATTGACCAACCTGAGTCTGATCATCGTGATGATTGCCGGTACTAGCGCCAAAGGAGCGCAACGGTGGATCACTATTGGTAGTTTTAACGTCCAACCCTCGGAATTTGCCAAAATAGGGGTAATTATTACCTTAGCAGCTTTATTACACAAGCGGACGGCTGATAACCTACCTAACTTCTTCCGTGCCTTGGCATTCACTGCCCTACCTTGGTTATTAGTATTTGTTCAGCCTGATTTGGCAACATCATTAGTATTTGGAGCCATAGTCTTAGGGATGTTGTACTGGGCAAACGCCAACCCTGGTTGGTTAATACTATTTATTTCTCCAGTAGTGGCAGCAATTTTGTTTGGCATCTCCTGGCCGTTATCAGAACCTTGGATCTTCTTCGACGACATAGTTCTCAGCCCGTTAGGTATCATCTGGTCAGTGGCTATGGGGATTGTAGGTTGGCAAACCCTACCTTGGCGACGGTTTGGCATTAGTGGTATTGGTGCTTGCTCACTCAATATGGTGGGTGGAGAACTAGGAATTTTCGCTTGGAACCATATTTTGAGGGAATATCAAAAAGCCCGACTGACCACCTTTCTAAATCCCAACCAAGATATATTAGGTGCTGGATACCACCAACATCAATCTCGAATTGCTATTGGTGCAGGGGAAGTTTGGGGACGGGGTTTGTTTCAAGGGCCGATGACACAACTCAACTTTGTCCCTGAACAGCATACAGACTTCATTTTCTCCGCCGTCGGTGAAGAATTTGGGTTTGTGGGATGTTTGATTGTTTTGTTTGTGTTTTGTTTAATTTGCTGGCGCTTATTACACGTAGCTCAAACAGCCAAGGATAATTTTGGTTCGTTGTTAGCGATTGGCGTTTTGTCAATGATTGTGTTTCAGTTGATTGTCAATGTAGGTATGAATGTTGGTTTAGCACCTGTAGCTGGTATTCCCCTACCGTGGATGAGTTACGGACGCTCGGCTTTGCTCACTAATTTCATTGCTTTAGGAATAGTAGAATCAGTAGCAAATTTCCGACAGCGCCAGAAGTATTATTTTTAA
- a CDS encoding NAD(P)H dehydrogenase subunit NdhS, with translation MILPGATVRVKNPADTYYRYEGLVQRVSDGKVAVLFEGGNWDKIITFRLSELEAVEITTGKKKGK, from the coding sequence ATGATACTACCTGGAGCAACTGTTCGCGTTAAGAATCCCGCCGATACTTACTATCGCTATGAAGGACTGGTACAGCGCGTCAGTGATGGCAAAGTGGCTGTGTTGTTTGAAGGCGGTAACTGGGATAAAATCATTACCTTCCGCCTATCGGAACTCGAAGCTGTAGAAATTACCACTGGCAAGAAAAAAGGGAAATAA
- a CDS encoding LmeA family phospholipid-binding protein, with amino-acid sequence MFGGLTGLQDPKGTDWGEKMLNTVASQTIRHLFTQSESVEVLVRCYPSSKLLQGSIDSFKMSGCGLVIRRDFAVEEMSFETDAVAIDFGAVLSGKLNLKQPTQAIAQVVLSEDGINQAFNAELVKKRLVNLSVPALTELSGGQPVSFTEVQVQLLPQNHLRLSAKADLNSGELIPLHMTLSIAIEKRRRIAFKEPKVELDLVPEAQKEISQTLSLALAEILDNMVDLDRFDLDGVKMRLNRLETEGKRLIFSGYAEIERIPRNG; translated from the coding sequence ATGTTCGGCGGACTAACTGGTTTACAAGATCCTAAAGGCACTGATTGGGGCGAAAAAATGCTCAACACAGTTGCCAGCCAAACGATTCGCCATCTGTTTACCCAAAGCGAGTCAGTAGAAGTCCTTGTGCGCTGCTATCCCTCCAGCAAACTGTTGCAAGGCAGCATTGATAGTTTTAAAATGAGCGGCTGCGGCTTGGTCATCCGTAGAGACTTTGCGGTTGAGGAGATGTCTTTTGAAACGGATGCTGTAGCTATTGACTTTGGCGCAGTTTTGAGTGGCAAATTGAATCTCAAACAACCAACCCAAGCGATCGCTCAAGTAGTATTATCTGAAGATGGTATCAACCAAGCCTTTAATGCTGAACTGGTAAAGAAACGCCTAGTTAATCTCTCTGTACCTGCTTTAACAGAATTATCTGGTGGTCAGCCAGTCTCATTCACTGAAGTTCAGGTGCAATTACTACCACAGAATCACTTAAGACTTTCAGCCAAGGCAGATTTAAACAGTGGAGAACTCATCCCACTGCACATGACATTAAGCATAGCTATCGAAAAACGCCGCCGCATTGCTTTTAAAGAACCAAAAGTAGAACTTGATTTAGTCCCAGAAGCACAAAAAGAAATCTCCCAAACTCTCAGCCTAGCACTGGCAGAAATTTTAGATAATATGGTCGATTTGGATCGTTTTGACCTAGATGGGGTAAAAATGCGGCTTAATCGTTTAGAAACTGAAGGTAAAAGGTTGATTTTTAGTGGTTATGCGGAAATTGAACGGATTCCACGTAATGGGTAA